The following are encoded in a window of Fretibacter rubidus genomic DNA:
- the mutS gene encoding DNA mismatch repair protein MutS — protein MTRDTTSKTAPKMAPKVPAKATPMMAQFLGIKEQAGPEALLFYRMGDFYELFFDDAVRAAAALDIALTKRGKHDGQDIPMCGVPVHASETYLQRLIKKGFRVAVCEQTESPAEAKKRGYKSVVRREIVRLVTPGTLTEDSLLDARGSNYILSLARTNVGDYALAWADISTGHFNVCDLGEDRLLGEIAALSPREIILSEALFQITELTAQLPVSGTALTPLPATKFDAKSGERRIKARFDVGSLDGFGAFSKAEISAAGGLLDYLELTQAGGVVQLSPPQKRATSGFMAIDPATRASLEIDRTQQGRKTGSLLSVIDRTVTGPGARLLADYMARPLLDVEAINRRLDSVEFFTREPALQNAVREPLKSLSDMARAVSRLALGRGGPRDIKAVQTGLSLGETLCAVMGRYPNLDIPPLINGALSQLSLADKGALASLCSDIGKAFKADVPMMARDGGFIKDGWHKGLDGLKTMRDDSRRIVAGLQASYAKTADVPSLKIKHNNVLGYFIEVTPKHADTMLGKGADSPFIHRQTLVSGVRFTTTELADLDAQISGAGDKALALELEIFNDFVARVAALSEPIRASAHAFAVLDVASGLAVWAQDFGANRPIVDNSAGYDVSGGRHPVVQAALKNAGDAGFTPNDCALDAGGTDAPRLTLITGPNMAGKSTYLRQNALIFILAQAGSFVPADKAHIGIADSVFSRVGASDDLSKGRSTFMTEMIETAAILNQAGPRSFIILDEIGRGTATFDGLSIAWATVEHLHAVNGSRALFATHYHELTDLVDNLDHASNASLRAKEWNGDLVFLHDVRPGAADKSYGVQVAKLAGLPAQAVARARDVLDRLEADHDKASDNLGGLPLFTATPPPVKAEPSDIDKAVATLDVDNLSPRDALEFLYDLKTKQNGTPH, from the coding sequence ATGACCCGTGACACCACATCAAAGACGGCGCCCAAAATGGCCCCCAAAGTACCCGCTAAGGCCACCCCGATGATGGCGCAGTTTTTGGGCATCAAGGAGCAGGCAGGGCCAGAGGCGTTGTTGTTTTACCGTATGGGTGATTTTTACGAGCTATTTTTTGATGACGCTGTGCGGGCCGCGGCCGCCTTGGATATCGCCCTGACTAAACGCGGCAAGCATGACGGGCAAGACATTCCCATGTGCGGCGTACCCGTCCACGCGTCTGAAACCTATTTACAGCGCCTGATTAAAAAGGGCTTTCGCGTGGCGGTGTGCGAACAAACAGAGAGCCCCGCAGAGGCCAAAAAACGCGGATATAAATCCGTTGTGCGGCGCGAAATTGTACGCCTTGTGACGCCCGGAACCCTGACAGAGGATAGCTTGCTCGATGCGCGTGGGTCGAATTACATCTTGTCACTAGCGCGGACCAATGTCGGGGATTACGCGCTGGCTTGGGCTGATATCTCCACAGGTCATTTCAACGTCTGTGACCTGGGCGAAGACAGATTATTGGGCGAGATCGCGGCCCTGTCGCCGCGCGAGATTATCCTATCTGAAGCGTTGTTTCAAATTACTGAGCTCACCGCGCAATTACCCGTATCTGGCACAGCATTGACCCCGCTACCCGCGACGAAATTTGACGCGAAATCAGGTGAACGTCGTATCAAGGCGCGCTTTGATGTCGGCAGTCTTGACGGCTTTGGCGCCTTTTCAAAGGCTGAAATTTCCGCAGCAGGCGGCTTGCTGGATTATCTGGAACTGACCCAAGCGGGCGGAGTTGTGCAGCTGTCGCCCCCGCAAAAACGCGCAACATCGGGTTTCATGGCAATTGATCCCGCGACCCGCGCGAGCCTAGAGATTGACCGCACGCAACAGGGTAGAAAGACAGGATCACTTTTATCTGTCATTGACCGCACAGTAACAGGGCCAGGCGCACGGCTTCTGGCTGATTATATGGCGCGTCCGCTACTGGACGTCGAGGCGATTAACCGCCGCCTTGATAGTGTCGAGTTTTTCACGCGCGAACCCGCCCTGCAAAACGCCGTGCGAGAGCCCCTAAAATCGCTATCTGATATGGCCCGTGCTGTGTCGCGGCTTGCCTTGGGTCGCGGCGGACCGCGTGATATTAAGGCCGTGCAAACAGGGCTGTCGTTGGGCGAGACATTGTGCGCGGTCATGGGCCGTTATCCCAATTTGGATATCCCGCCGCTGATTAACGGCGCGCTGTCGCAATTATCGCTGGCCGATAAAGGCGCACTTGCCTCGCTATGCAGTGATATTGGCAAAGCGTTCAAAGCCGATGTGCCCATGATGGCGCGTGACGGCGGATTTATAAAAGACGGCTGGCATAAGGGGCTCGACGGCCTGAAAACCATGCGCGACGATAGCCGCCGCATTGTCGCGGGATTACAGGCCAGCTACGCCAAGACGGCGGACGTGCCGAGCCTTAAGATTAAGCATAATAATGTGCTGGGTTATTTTATCGAGGTGACCCCAAAACACGCCGATACGATGTTGGGTAAAGGCGCTGATAGCCCCTTTATCCACCGCCAGACGCTGGTCTCTGGTGTGCGGTTCACCACCACAGAGCTTGCCGATTTGGACGCGCAAATCTCGGGCGCTGGCGATAAAGCCCTCGCGCTGGAGCTAGAGATATTTAACGATTTTGTTGCGCGCGTCGCAGCCCTGTCAGAGCCGATCCGCGCTAGTGCCCACGCCTTTGCGGTGCTGGATGTTGCCAGCGGTCTGGCTGTTTGGGCGCAGGATTTTGGAGCAAACCGTCCCATCGTCGATAATTCCGCAGGTTATGACGTTAGCGGTGGCCGACACCCGGTCGTGCAAGCGGCGTTAAAAAATGCGGGCGACGCCGGCTTTACGCCCAATGATTGCGCGCTCGACGCAGGGGGCACGGACGCGCCGCGCCTAACCTTGATTACTGGCCCTAACATGGCCGGTAAATCGACATATTTGCGGCAAAATGCGCTTATATTTATCTTGGCCCAAGCTGGCAGTTTTGTGCCTGCCGACAAAGCCCATATCGGCATCGCTGATAGTGTATTTTCACGCGTGGGCGCATCCGATGATTTATCAAAAGGCCGGTCAACATTTATGACAGAGATGATTGAAACCGCCGCCATCCTTAATCAAGCGGGCCCGCGCAGCTTTATTATCTTGGACGAAATTGGGCGCGGCACGGCGACCTTTGACGGGCTATCGATTGCTTGGGCCACGGTCGAGCATCTCCATGCCGTCAATGGCTCGCGCGCTTTATTTGCGACCCATTACCACGAGCTGACGGACCTCGTTGATAATCTGGATCATGCGTCCAACGCCAGCCTTCGGGCCAAGGAATGGAATGGTGATTTGGTGTTTTTACATGACGTGCGCCCTGGGGCTGCGGATAAATCATACGGCGTGCAAGTGGCCAAGCTGGCGGGCCTTCCCGCTCAGGCCGTTGCCCGCGCGCGTGATGTTCTTGACAGGCTAGAAGCGGACCATGACAAAGCCTCTGACAATCTTGGCGGCCTACCGCTGTTTACGGCGACACCACCGCCAGTGAAAGCAGAGCCGTCAGATATTGATAAAGCCGTCGCCACGCTTGATGTCGATAACCTATCGCCGCGCGACGCCCTTGAATTTCTATATGATTTAAAAACCAAGCAAAACGGGACACCCCACTAA
- a CDS encoding [protein-PII] uridylyltransferase translates to MARVPFITKPSAEPMPTGPTAPETSIDGHKLRVDLTAIALDQSNDRNAVLELFKSTLTIALDGARERFEMGRLGGLEMARLISSIHDDIITALFDYTVTHIVRAPNPTSSERIALCAVGGYGRGEMAPHSDVDLLFLIAEKKGSAFTESVTEFILYMLWDLGLKVGHSTRTADQCMKLAKEDQTILTALLDMRFVAGDDSLADELYADFRRSIQGSRGRAYIATKLEERDKRHEREGNSRYVIEPNIKEGKGGLRDLHVLYWIALYLENAKDIADPQKASDYVDMGLFDERAATRFERAADFLWRARIHLHFSAGRATETLSFDRQTVLARKLGHASGAVEEAVEKFMREYFTNAREVGALTRIACAKLEEDNAIRLPLGLDHVLGQSRRGLKGSGFILRNGRLDFEDEMQIREDPKLIMQLFNIAGRKNLDIHPDAFQAINFRRNLIDNEFRRDADISKIFQDLLLTAKAPYATLKAMNEAGVLGRYLLEFGGIVARTQFNMHHAYTVDEHSLRLVRYFHDLLTGELDDDHPLNSSIAQGFTNDERLTIYLTCLLHDTGKGKGDQCVEGAQLTRRACRRLGVSQDIIDTASWLVRRHLDMSDTAQRRDISDPDTIASFGKLMGSQARLNLLSVLTVVDIRSVGPGIWNDWKGALLRDLYQSTSRFLEGKDALAPTARAAAAREQFVEFLPGTIGTRIAPIIDDLDNSYWLNFNMADLLRHGRFFEKAVDAKTDTKVEIRRDRENDVTELWVLTRDRDRLFADLTKAIAACGATIVGARLHTGHNGRVMDVFYLQNADGLAFGRQSDQAIKMIKRRAKAAALGDIGGLSISPARASRRAGAIPVKPIVRFPDFSSDDVSIIEVIGRDRPGLLYALAKALHGLGLSVLSAHIEVVGEKAVDAFYVQGNLDTPEIQKRVRKALKQALSGTPKKEAA, encoded by the coding sequence ATGGCGCGCGTACCTTTCATAACCAAGCCGTCAGCAGAGCCTATGCCAACGGGCCCAACGGCCCCAGAAACAAGTATTGACGGCCATAAACTCCGCGTTGATTTGACCGCAATTGCGCTCGATCAGAGCAATGACCGCAACGCGGTTTTGGAGCTTTTTAAATCAACCCTGACCATAGCGCTGGACGGGGCGCGCGAACGCTTTGAAATGGGGCGGCTTGGCGGGCTGGAAATGGCGCGTCTGATTTCGTCCATTCATGATGATATTATCACGGCCCTGTTTGATTACACTGTCACCCATATTGTGCGTGCCCCCAATCCAACAAGCAGCGAGCGCATTGCGCTTTGTGCGGTCGGGGGTTACGGCCGCGGGGAAATGGCGCCGCATTCCGATGTCGATTTATTATTTTTAATCGCGGAAAAAAAGGGATCAGCCTTCACCGAATCTGTGACCGAATTTATTCTTTATATGCTGTGGGATTTAGGCTTGAAAGTTGGCCATTCAACACGCACCGCCGATCAATGTATGAAGCTGGCCAAAGAAGACCAGACCATCCTAACCGCCCTATTAGATATGCGCTTTGTTGCGGGTGATGACAGCCTAGCCGATGAGCTTTACGCGGACTTTCGCCGCTCTATTCAGGGGAGCCGCGGACGAGCCTATATCGCGACAAAGTTGGAAGAACGTGACAAACGTCATGAACGCGAGGGCAATTCGCGCTACGTTATTGAACCTAATATCAAAGAAGGCAAAGGCGGTTTGCGCGACCTGCATGTGCTATATTGGATTGCGCTTTATCTGGAAAATGCCAAAGACATTGCCGACCCGCAAAAGGCGAGCGACTATGTCGATATGGGCTTGTTTGATGAGCGCGCGGCGACACGCTTTGAACGTGCGGCGGATTTTTTGTGGCGCGCCCGTATCCATCTGCATTTCTCAGCAGGCCGCGCAACCGAGACATTGTCATTTGACAGGCAAACGGTGCTGGCGCGGAAATTGGGCCATGCCTCAGGCGCCGTTGAAGAGGCGGTCGAGAAGTTTATGCGCGAATATTTCACCAATGCACGAGAGGTCGGAGCCCTCACGCGGATTGCCTGCGCGAAGCTAGAAGAAGACAATGCCATTCGCCTACCACTGGGTCTTGATCATGTTTTGGGGCAATCACGGCGCGGGCTAAAAGGGTCTGGCTTTATCCTGCGCAATGGGCGTCTTGATTTTGAAGACGAGATGCAAATCCGCGAAGACCCAAAATTAATCATGCAGCTCTTTAATATTGCGGGTCGCAAAAATCTGGATATTCATCCTGATGCATTCCAAGCGATTAATTTTCGGCGTAACCTTATTGATAATGAGTTTCGCCGTGACGCGGATATATCAAAAATATTCCAAGACCTGCTGCTGACGGCCAAAGCGCCCTATGCGACGCTAAAGGCGATGAATGAAGCCGGGGTTTTGGGACGTTATCTTTTAGAATTTGGCGGCATTGTTGCGCGCACCCAATTTAATATGCATCACGCCTATACGGTGGACGAGCATAGCTTGCGGCTTGTGCGTTATTTTCATGACCTGCTAACAGGTGAACTTGATGATGATCATCCGCTCAATTCATCCATAGCGCAAGGCTTCACGAATGACGAACGTCTGACGATTTACCTGACATGTTTGTTGCATGACACAGGCAAAGGCAAAGGTGACCAATGCGTTGAGGGCGCGCAATTAACGCGTCGTGCGTGTCGCCGCCTCGGCGTGTCACAAGATATTATCGACACCGCCTCTTGGCTCGTCCGGCGGCATTTGGATATGTCTGATACCGCCCAACGCCGCGATATTTCAGACCCCGACACAATCGCCAGTTTTGGTAAGTTAATGGGATCGCAAGCGCGGTTAAATTTATTATCTGTGCTGACAGTTGTCGATATCCGCTCTGTGGGGCCGGGCATATGGAATGACTGGAAGGGCGCGTTATTGCGCGATTTATACCAATCCACATCACGGTTCTTAGAGGGCAAAGACGCGCTGGCACCAACGGCGCGCGCTGCCGCCGCGCGAGAACAATTCGTCGAGTTTTTACCGGGCACAATTGGCACACGTATCGCGCCCATCATTGATGATTTGGATAATAGTTACTGGCTTAATTTCAATATGGCTGATTTACTCCGGCATGGGCGCTTTTTTGAAAAAGCCGTTGACGCCAAAACAGATACCAAAGTTGAAATTCGTCGGGACCGTGAAAATGACGTGACAGAGCTTTGGGTTCTGACCCGTGACCGCGACCGTCTGTTCGCTGATTTGACCAAAGCCATTGCGGCCTGCGGGGCAACGATTGTGGGCGCGCGACTACATACTGGTCATAATGGCCGTGTTATGGATGTGTTTTATTTACAAAATGCAGACGGCCTCGCCTTTGGGCGTCAATCTGACCAAGCGATTAAAATGATTAAACGCCGCGCCAAGGCCGCCGCCTTGGGCGATATTGGCGGACTTAGCATTTCACCCGCACGCGCGTCGCGGCGCGCTGGAGCGATTCCAGTCAAACCGATTGTGCGCTTTCCTGATTTTTCCTCAGATGATGTCTCTATTATTGAGGTGATTGGGCGCGACCGACCTGGGCTTTTATATGCGCTGGCCAAAGCGTTGCACGGGCTGGGCCTGTCTGTTCTATCCGCGCATATCGAAGTGGTCGGGGAAAAGGCCGTTGATGCCTTTTATGTGCAAGGCAATCTCGATACGCCAGAGATACAAAAGCGGGTTCGCAAAGCCCTTAAACAAGCCCTAAGCGGCACCCCCAAAAAAGAGGCGGCCTAG
- a CDS encoding M48 family metalloprotease: protein MWTRPIITTALLSMTLPGCASVSTQLPDITLPQLKSEQIVQEASAFAELSRLKADLDRVAFPVLRANTALCPKTKYDIGLQTHSLKSYSKALRPAAAREIAAASTPSIVYVRPGSGADKAGVKAGDEILNEDNKAVSATAKSLQAMFKDGTRKIRIRRGADVRDVDVEPTEVCGYPVRLSMSGTVNAYANGRSIRITQGMMKFVKSDAELAMVVGHELAHNTMGHIPKVVKNVILTGFATRYTRPFELESDYVGLYYTARASYSLDNVEDMWRRMALINPRAVARAKTHPTSPDRYLRIALAREEILKKRAAGEPLVPNFIKDNKAPDT from the coding sequence ATGTGGACGAGGCCTATCATAACAACCGCTTTGTTGAGTATGACCCTACCGGGCTGCGCCAGTGTCTCGACACAATTGCCAGACATCACACTGCCGCAATTAAAATCAGAACAGATTGTGCAAGAGGCCTCTGCCTTTGCTGAATTGTCGCGCCTTAAGGCTGATTTGGACCGTGTGGCCTTTCCTGTGCTGCGCGCCAATACGGCGCTTTGCCCTAAAACAAAATATGATATTGGCCTTCAAACCCATTCGCTAAAGTCTTACTCCAAAGCGCTGCGTCCTGCGGCGGCGCGCGAAATTGCGGCGGCCAGCACGCCTTCTATTGTCTATGTGCGCCCAGGCTCGGGCGCGGATAAGGCGGGTGTCAAAGCGGGCGATGAAATCCTAAATGAGGATAATAAGGCTGTGAGTGCTACGGCGAAATCCTTGCAAGCGATGTTTAAAGACGGCACGCGTAAAATCCGTATAAGGCGCGGCGCAGATGTGCGTGATGTGGATGTAGAGCCGACAGAGGTTTGCGGTTATCCCGTGCGCCTGTCGATGAGCGGTACTGTGAATGCCTATGCTAATGGGCGTTCTATTCGGATTACGCAGGGCATGATGAAATTTGTCAAATCAGATGCGGAACTGGCGATGGTTGTGGGTCACGAACTAGCCCATAATACAATGGGTCATATTCCCAAGGTCGTAAAAAATGTTATCCTAACAGGCTTTGCCACGCGCTACACACGACCGTTCGAGCTAGAATCTGATTATGTCGGTCTTTATTATACGGCCCGTGCGAGCTATAGCTTGGATAATGTCGAGGATATGTGGCGGCGTATGGCTTTGATTAATCCGCGCGCTGTGGCGCGGGCGAAAACCCATCCGACATCGCCTGACCGTTACCTTCGCATTGCACTGGCGCGCGAAGAAATTTTGAAAAAACGGGCAGCGGGCGAACCGCTTGTGCCCAATTTTATCAAAGACAATAAGGCGCCAGACACATGA
- the trpS gene encoding tryptophan--tRNA ligase, which translates to MTDTPPASYTGPDRVFSGVQPSGALHLGNYLGALKKFVALQHDYECLYCIVDLHAITVPQDPAKLRAQTHEITAAYLASGVDPKTAIVYNQSRVLAHTELAWYFNCVARIGWLSRMTQFKDKAGKNSEAMSVGLYDYPVLQAADILAFKATHVPVGEDQKQHLELSRDIAQKFNNDYNAPGFFPLPEPLIKGPGAKVMSLRDGLKKMSKSDPSDNSRINLTDDADMIAKKIKKAKSDAGVIPETEKELEDRPEVQNLVGIYAALSEQTDAQVLAQYAGQGFGAFKPALADLAVEKLRPITELMRRYLSDPEELDRILASGADRANAISEPIMRDVRRVIGFSGA; encoded by the coding sequence ATGACCGATACACCCCCCGCATCCTACACTGGGCCAGACCGTGTTTTCTCTGGTGTGCAGCCCTCAGGCGCGCTGCATTTGGGAAATTATCTCGGCGCGCTCAAGAAATTTGTTGCGCTGCAACATGACTATGAATGTCTATATTGTATTGTCGATTTACACGCTATTACTGTGCCGCAAGACCCAGCCAAATTGCGCGCGCAAACACATGAAATCACCGCCGCCTATCTGGCCAGTGGTGTCGATCCGAAAACAGCGATTGTCTATAATCAATCCCGAGTCTTGGCCCATACAGAACTGGCTTGGTATTTTAACTGTGTCGCCCGCATTGGGTGGTTATCACGCATGACACAGTTTAAAGACAAAGCGGGTAAAAATTCAGAAGCCATGTCCGTTGGGCTCTATGATTATCCTGTGCTGCAAGCGGCGGATATTCTGGCGTTTAAAGCGACCCATGTTCCCGTGGGCGAAGACCAAAAACAGCATTTAGAGCTGTCGCGTGATATCGCGCAAAAATTTAATAATGACTATAACGCGCCTGGATTTTTCCCACTGCCGGAGCCGCTGATTAAAGGCCCTGGGGCCAAGGTTATGTCCCTTCGCGATGGCCTAAAGAAGATGTCAAAATCTGATCCATCGGACAATTCCCGCATTAATCTGACCGATGATGCCGATATGATTGCGAAGAAAATCAAAAAGGCTAAATCCGACGCAGGCGTTATTCCAGAGACAGAAAAAGAACTAGAAGACCGCCCAGAGGTGCAAAACCTTGTCGGGATTTACGCGGCCCTGTCAGAGCAAACAGACGCGCAAGTGCTAGCCCAATATGCGGGCCAAGGCTTTGGCGCGTTTAAACCTGCACTCGCGGATTTGGCCGTTGAGAAGCTGCGTCCTATCACAGAGTTGATGCGACGTTATCTCTCAGACCCCGAAGAGCTTGACCGTATCCTTGCCTCTGGCGCGGACCGGGCCAATGCGATAAGTGAGCCCATCATGCGCGACGTTCGCCGCGTCATTGGTTTTTCAGGAGCCTAA
- the murJ gene encoding murein biosynthesis integral membrane protein MurJ — protein sequence MKLLRSSAVVGLMTLLSRVLGLVRDILLARYLGAGVINDALITATKLPNLFRRMFAEGAFNAAFVPLYARRLEGEGEEAANNFAGEAFAALFFLVAIIVIAFQLTMPISLNLIGGGLGKVATGPEGVIPYDLAVLYARITMPYLIFMSLGALFSGMLNSKNHFAIAAFAPVFLNVVWIGFLIAQVQMDLPPERLAFWLAVGMTVSGVLQIGILIYGLRRAAIRLPLKRPRITPGVKRLFTLGVPGLIAAGITQINLLVTHNIATLKPGAPSWLYYSDRLYQLPLGMIGIAMGIALLPTLSRSLRAERHEEAMSTLNRATEIAAFLTLPAAFALFLIPDYLISTLFERGRFLESDSIQTAKALKMFALGLPAFVLIKVLTPTFFAREDTRTPMIFASASAVVNAGLGFLLFFTIGFYGLALATTLAAWGNVACLAVTQRKRGHFTLDSALKKSLPKMVIASALMGAAVYYLAALSEPYMNGHMLWDYTVMIVVCALGGAVYLALSLALRVFSPREIRAAFSKSKP from the coding sequence GTGAAATTGCTTCGCTCATCCGCCGTTGTTGGCCTGATGACATTATTGTCGCGTGTCTTGGGCTTGGTGCGCGATATTCTGCTGGCGCGTTATTTGGGCGCGGGCGTTATTAATGACGCGCTGATTACCGCGACAAAGCTGCCCAATTTATTCCGCCGCATGTTTGCCGAAGGGGCGTTTAACGCAGCCTTTGTGCCCCTTTATGCCAGACGGCTGGAGGGGGAAGGCGAAGAGGCCGCCAATAATTTTGCGGGCGAAGCCTTCGCCGCACTATTCTTTCTTGTCGCGATTATTGTAATTGCCTTTCAACTGACCATGCCAATTAGCCTGAACCTGATTGGCGGTGGTTTGGGTAAAGTCGCGACCGGGCCAGAGGGCGTCATACCTTATGATTTAGCAGTGCTCTATGCGCGCATCACTATGCCATATCTTATTTTCATGTCACTGGGCGCGTTGTTCTCTGGCATGTTAAATTCCAAGAACCATTTCGCCATTGCCGCCTTTGCGCCCGTGTTTTTGAATGTCGTTTGGATTGGGTTTTTAATAGCGCAAGTGCAAATGGATCTGCCGCCAGAACGTCTCGCCTTTTGGCTGGCTGTGGGTATGACTGTCTCTGGTGTATTGCAAATCGGGATATTAATCTATGGTTTGCGCCGCGCCGCCATTCGCCTGCCGCTAAAACGCCCGCGCATTACGCCAGGTGTCAAGCGGTTGTTTACCCTAGGCGTACCGGGATTAATTGCAGCGGGCATCACGCAGATTAACCTGCTGGTCACGCATAATATTGCGACACTAAAGCCCGGCGCGCCGAGCTGGCTTTATTATTCCGACCGCTTGTATCAATTACCACTTGGCATGATTGGCATTGCCATGGGCATTGCGCTGCTACCGACATTATCGCGGTCTTTACGTGCCGAGCGACATGAAGAGGCGATGAGCACGTTAAACCGTGCGACAGAAATTGCGGCCTTCCTGACCCTGCCCGCGGCTTTCGCGCTGTTCCTTATTCCTGATTACTTGATTAGCACATTATTTGAACGGGGGCGGTTTCTTGAATCTGATAGTATCCAGACGGCCAAGGCGCTTAAAATGTTTGCGCTGGGCTTACCAGCCTTTGTGCTGATTAAAGTCCTGACCCCCACTTTTTTTGCGCGCGAGGATACACGCACGCCGATGATATTTGCCAGTGCGTCTGCCGTGGTGAATGCGGGCCTTGGGTTCCTCTTGTTTTTCACCATCGGCTTTTATGGGCTAGCGCTGGCGACCACATTGGCGGCATGGGGCAATGTAGCCTGTCTGGCCGTCACGCAAAGAAAACGTGGGCATTTCACGCTGGATAGCGCGTTGAAAAAATCCCTGCCTAAAATGGTTATAGCCTCTGCCCTCATGGGGGCCGCGGTCTATTATTTGGCCGCCTTATCAGAGCCCTATATGAACGGACATATGCTTTGGGATTACACCGTCATGATTGTGGTTTGCGCGCTGGGTGGGGCCGTTTATTTGGCCCTCTCCTTAGCGTTACGCGTTTTCAGCCCAAGAGAGATACGCGCCGCCTTTTCTAAATCAAAACCTTAA
- a CDS encoding M48 family metalloprotease: MMMRGLICTAALALLGCDVGVDANAGDAPSDSPTIALETPIYTAPDARPDNTQFIDVLEQYQALNARLDSVAVRLQRANAALCPVTVRDVGYTVHSVGDYPQNLREVARSLLNVSEALSIRTVRKGSTADTAGLKPGDRLVGINGQRLAAGMTQKLFYERAARRAFDEKTASVTTARGEELRTKTLRPETLCGYPVNVFFNEGINGHTDGEAVWVTSELMRTVADDVNLSLIVAHEMAHAIAGHMAQEPDKSLELLADRMALVMMARAGLDIDRAVAYWDDAVHPHADLQERSFTHPSIAERRDNLTDMAVRIKKAQADGLDLDFSLSD, encoded by the coding sequence ATGATGATGCGAGGCCTGATATGTACGGCGGCCTTGGCGCTGCTGGGATGCGATGTTGGCGTTGATGCGAATGCGGGTGACGCGCCGAGCGATAGCCCGACAATAGCCTTGGAGACGCCCATATATACGGCTCCTGATGCTCGCCCTGATAATACGCAGTTCATTGATGTGCTAGAGCAATACCAAGCGCTTAACGCACGGCTTGACAGTGTAGCGGTGCGCTTGCAACGCGCTAATGCCGCGCTCTGTCCTGTCACTGTGCGGGATGTGGGTTATACTGTGCATAGCGTCGGGGACTATCCGCAAAACCTGCGCGAGGTCGCACGGTCGCTATTAAATGTCAGCGAAGCGCTGTCCATTCGTACGGTGCGCAAAGGCAGCACCGCAGATACGGCGGGACTAAAGCCTGGTGACCGTTTGGTCGGGATTAACGGCCAAAGGCTGGCGGCCGGCATGACACAAAAACTGTTCTATGAGCGGGCTGCGCGGCGTGCCTTTGATGAAAAAACGGCGAGCGTGACCACAGCGCGCGGGGAAGAGTTGAGAACGAAAACACTGCGGCCCGAAACACTCTGTGGCTATCCAGTCAATGTATTTTTTAATGAAGGCATTAACGGTCACACAGACGGTGAGGCGGTTTGGGTCACCTCAGAATTGATGCGCACGGTCGCTGACGACGTAAATCTGTCCCTGATCGTGGCACATGAAATGGCGCATGCCATTGCAGGACATATGGCGCAGGAGCCCGATAAATCGCTAGAGCTTTTGGCGGACCGCATGGCGCTGGTTATGATGGCCCGGGCGGGGCTCGATATTGACCGCGCTGTGGCCTATTGGGATGATGCTGTGCATCCGCATGCTGACTTGCAAGAACGGTCCTTTACCCATCCGTCTATTGCGGAGCGGCGAGATAATTTAACGGATATGGCGGTGCGCATAAAAAAGGCCCAAGCGGATGGCTTGGACCTTGATTTTTCATTAAGTGACTAG
- a CDS encoding copper chaperone PCu(A)C yields MKTTFKILLATAAVSLMACGADPSVMDGYKSDAPKSTEVAVTQSGHAVEVSGAVINPPFTGRTTSAGFMTLQNKGDDARLIAASSPISETVEIHTHLKEDGVMKMRRIDGIDIPSGQTVVLEPGGYHLMMFNTTLADDAVDAPVTLTYADGTEVTMIVPIDGRGEEMDHSQMDHSKMDDGKKKDDHSGH; encoded by the coding sequence ATGAAAACGACATTTAAAATTTTACTCGCGACGGCCGCCGTCAGCCTTATGGCGTGTGGTGCCGATCCGTCCGTGATGGACGGCTATAAATCTGACGCCCCAAAATCAACTGAGGTGGCGGTCACGCAATCGGGTCACGCGGTTGAAGTCTCTGGTGCAGTAATTAACCCGCCCTTTACGGGCCGCACGACATCGGCGGGCTTTATGACGCTACAAAACAAAGGCGATGACGCGCGCCTGATCGCGGCCAGTAGCCCGATAAGCGAGACGGTCGAAATCCACACCCACCTGAAAGAAGACGGCGTCATGAAAATGCGCCGTATTGACGGCATTGATATTCCGTCAGGGCAAACAGTCGTTTTAGAGCCGGGCGGATATCACTTGATGATGTTTAACACCACCTTGGCCGATGACGCCGTGGACGCGCCTGTCACTCTAACCTATGCCGACGGCACAGAGGTCACCATGATTGTGCCTATTGATGGTCGAGGCGAAGAGATGGATCATTCGCAAATGGACCACTCGAAAATGGATGATGGCAAAAAGAAAGACGACCATTCAGGTCACTAA